From the Cydia amplana chromosome 8, ilCydAmpl1.1, whole genome shotgun sequence genome, the window ctgccgcgcgagccaatgttcgatagcttgccgcgcgatatggagacggggcttgaTACGACATGCAGTAAAGAGATTACACACAACAAAGTTGTAGCTGGTTTGATAGTGCGCGACACCTTGCACTTTGTGACTATgcgctgaaacttggcacaatTGATTCTTAGCTGGTCTTGAGTTGATAGAGACCCCGGTCTCTCGATGGCGCGATTTTTTTTGTTAGGaagtgcattgtttttgttctaaaaatatattcctCATCCTTAATTTATCTAAAAATGATATATCACATGCCTTAATACCTATAGCTTTAGAGAAATGTTGCTTTCATTGAAGCGCGGCAGCGTCGAACCTCCCCCCCCTCCTCCCCACTGAATGGGCGGTGGCTCTCGGCGGCTCCCGGTCTCTATCAACTCAAGACCAGCTAAGaatcaactgtgccaagtttcagcgcATAGTCAAAAAGTGCAAGGTTCTCATACAACGGCGTGCAGTATCAAAGCAGCTATTGAAGCTTTATCTCGACCTGTCGTTTAACCATTCTCTATGGAACCACAGCCTTATCTAAGTCTGCAAGATTATGATGATACTATACCTGAGCATCGTCATCATCTCCAGCCGGGGTGGTTTCATCGGCCTCCTCAACGGTCTCGGTGTGCGAGGCCCACAGGTGGATGGGGAAGTTGATGAACTGCGAGTATTTCTTCACGAGCGCCCGGATGGTGTCGGGCTGAAGGTAGTCGGCAGCTTCCTCTTTCAGGTGCAGCCTGATAAAGGTATTCAAACAtatagtgtcattcaatagaacttgctaactatgtaaacaaaccgccatactaaaattgacactgaatgtcaatttactagtaacttttgtttacatagttagcaagttctattgaatgacactttagacacTACTATTTATCAGATTCTAGGGCGATTTCCAACCCCAATTTAACAAAGGCATTTTgaggttgctaagttttatgaataacggtAAATGGCGCTCtgaacctttttagggttccgtacccaaagggtaaaaacgggaccctattactaagactccgctgaccgtccgtctgtcaccaggctgtatctcacgaaccgtgatagctagacagttgaaattttcacagatgatgtatttctgttgccgctataacaacaaatactaaaaacagaataaaataaacatttaagtggggctcccatacaacaaacgtgatttttgaccgaagttaagcaacgtcgggcggggtcagtacttggatgggtgaccgtttttttgctcgtttttttgctcgtttttttgcttgttttgctctattttttgttgatggtgcggaaccctccgtgcgcgagtccgactcgcacttggccggtttttttcatgaCGCCTCCTGTTTGCGGTTTCTAATACAAGTACATACAATAGATTCCAAGTGGCTCAGCTTAAATACTAAAGACTATACGCTCGTTGGGTATACGCTACACGTGTTGCACATCGTCGTTGTGCTTGGACACGACGGTGACGCGGTCGGCGACGAGGAAGGCCGAGTAGAAGCTGTGTAAACGTGTCTAACTACAGTACGTACGTGATGTGAGTGCCGCGTTTGAGGGTATCTCCCCTTGGATCAGGGGCCACGCTGAAGGAGTTGGCGTCACTCTCCCACACGTGTTGCACGTCGACGTTGTGCTTGGAGACGACGGTGACGCGGTCGGCGACGAGGAAGGCCGAGTAGAAGCTGTGTAAACGTGTCTAACTACAGTACGTACGTGATGTGAGTGCCGCGTTTGAGGGTGTCTCCCCTTGGATCAGGGGCCACGCTGAAGGAGTTGGCGTCACTCTCCCACACGTGTTGCACGTCGTCGTTGTGCTTGGAGACGACGGTGACGCGGTCGGCGACGAGGAAGGCCGAGTAGAAGCCCACGCCGAACTGGCCGATCATGTCGTTCATCTCCTGGCCGCCGCTCTACAAACATACGATTATTTTAGTTAACAAGTCACTAACCCAGCATTTACCAAAGTGGGTCGCGAGCAAATATTGAGAGGGCCCTGAAACTACTAGGGAATTTGGGCATTACCAATACCGGCAATAATATTTTACGCCCCCTTTTTAAGACGGCCAAGAGGTGGGTCCCGAATTTGGCAATATTTGTTAGGTGGGTCGGAGCTCAGTCAACTTCGGGAACCACTGCACTAGCCAATATGTCACTGCTCCTGAATACATCAGATATGTACTTTAGTATGTACAtcaggtatgtatgtatgtactttttTAAAGTACGAGCGCTAACAAGCATTTTCAAGTATTTTTGAGTAAATTTTAAGGCTAATTTAGACGGCAAAGGAATCCTTACCTTTTCAGCATCTTGCATCTTAGACAGGAAGTCAGCCGTGCCCGACTTGGCGATGGTGCCCAGATTATTGACCAGGTCGTTCTTGGTCATGCCGAGCCCAGTATCGATAATGTGCAGTAGCCTGCGCTCCGGGTCCGCCTTGATGCGGATTCCGAGTTCTTCCGTCGCGTCCAACACCTTGCGGTCCGTGAGGGACAGGAGACGGATCTTGTCGAGAGCGTCGGACGCGTTGGAGATCAATTCACGAAGGAAGATCTGGAAAGAAAGAGTCGATGTTATGACGATGCTAATAGAATTAAAACCGTCGTGACTCACGACTGGCGAGTTCAGTGTGTCGTAGTCGTATTTTAGTCACTACACGCGACATTCAAGCTATTGCATTTTCAAGCACTGAGGTGGGTTTGCGTTGCCGGCTCTTTTAGGGTATAAAAACCTTGCAGTAAGAGTAGACTTTAAGAACACTTGCTGTCTACAAGTACGTATGATGGTGACGCGGTTGAAGGTTTTTAGCACTGCGTACATATCATCAGCGTTCGTCCCCTGACGAGCCACCATTGTGACCAAGCCATAAGTAGCAAGTTACCTCCTTGTTGCGGTACAGCGAGTTGATGATCAGCTTCATCATGCGGTTGACCTCGGTCTGGAAGGTATGGTTGGAGGCCTTGGCCCGCAGCTCGGCCATCTGCGCAGGGCTCAGGCCGTCGGGGTTGATTGCCTCCGCTTCGCGGGCTACTGCCTCCGCGTCTGACATTAAAAGTTAATGTTTAGAAATGGCATTTGCGTGAGAGAGAATATATTTAAACTATTTAGAGCATTTGAAATGATTGAGACATGGGAACATTCGTTTCCGCACAAGTTAGTACAGTATGTATATAACGGTAATAGcacgaaataaaaaatacatattcctACTGTAATAGCTAAGTTTGGTAAGTATTCGAACTGTTCGAAGCCCTATTTGATAATCTTATAAACCGCAAAATATGCCACATTGTGTTTCGATATTGTTACTAAAAAGACATCAGAGCTAAACGATTCGATTCAAATGCCTATTTCTCTTAATAAGAAGTTAACCCAAGATTCTATAAACAGAAAGTTCGTTAATATAAGAGTTAATGTAAGTATTTTCATGTGTATCGCGTATAAAGTTTACAGTGATTAGATTATACCTACGCAAGCGCGCTCGTAGTCGTAGCGACGTCTATCGACCTAACAACGATACTTGAACAGATTTTGTTTACTCTATTTAACTTACGAATCGTTTTAAGGTCTCTAAATCAACTCGCAGGCTTTTCTCCATAGTCACTATTTTTTTGCATTATTTCTGTTTTAAACAAACTCTGACTTAAACGTCATGTCATCGCCCGAGACGAGTTCCCGCGTGAGCCCTAAGCGGCGCCCGCCGCCCCCGCCGATGCCCTCGGGGTCTCCGGTGCGACACCCGCGCTCCTTCAAGCTCCGCTTCGCGGCCCAACACGTGCCGGGACACTCGAACCAGTCGGCTGTCCGCCCGCTCAAGCTGCGTAAGCTAATTAAAATTGCTAGCATGCTGGAAGGGCTTGGCCAATGTCTATCATGATATATAGGAGCCAAGTTCCGAGCCATGTCATCGCCCAACACGAGTTCCCGCGCGAGCTCTAAGCTTAGCTAATAATTTTGCGACTTGACGACTAGGCCAAATAACGATTGAACTAGTGAACGTTAAGTTACGACTGTTAAATCAACATAACATCGGCGATTCAAAACATGAGATTAATGTGCATTATATACGCTAAAAATCTTTCTACAAGTTGACTAAAATTTAGCTATTCTTTCAGCGGCTCTGGTGACAGACAAGTTTTGGCGTCGCGCAGGCCGCGAGGAAACCATGGAAGCGGAGTCTGAAGAGCGGGCTTTGAACAAAGTGCGAGACATGTTCGAGCTGGGGCCGAGGGATAAACACGCCAGGCCTGTCCAGTCTTCGCACGAGTAAGTGAGACAACATCACTGTATGAACAGTAACGTTCAGAGCGGCTCAGAGACTTGTTCAAGCTGAGGCCGAGGGAGAAACACGCTAGGCCTGTGCAGGCCTCGCACGAGTAAGTGAgacaacataaataaatattataggacataggacatttttacacaaattgattgAAGTCCCACGGtataagctcaagaaagcttgtgctGTGGGGAAAACAAACACAATGAATGTGTAAACAGTAGCCTTTGAAGAGCGGCTCCGAACTTAGCAGGAACCGAAAGAGAAGGCAACAGGCGCTGGCGTCCATAGGCTGCGGTGACCGCTTTCCACTAGGCTGCCGGTATGCCACATCATTGTCTTTAAAAAATTACTAGGGCTAAAAACCTATTTGGTGTTTGCAGGTACGGATGGTGGGAGGCGTACGCCCCTCAAATCTGGGCGGCGCCTCGGAATGACCGGCGGCTACATCATGGCGTGAGGGACTCCGCGTGGCTCAAGCTACGCGCTAGGGAGCTCGTGGAGCCACCACAACGGCGACGATAATACACATGCTACTCAAAGAAAGGCACGGGATAGCCAACTATCCCGGATTGCGCTGGACAAAAAGTTCTAAACATAGGCACTCTATAAAAATGCCCTGAGAAGATATATTATATCAACAAAATAAATTTGTCAAGATCTGATTGTTACGtattcaagcaaataaatatattctattcaaactgtataaaatatttttttaaatcagaaaCGTTTCCGtaatattttaaacattattgaCCATTGCGCGGTTATCACACAGATGCGAATTAGCATGTTGCTCCAGTGTACGAGTGTGATAGCACTATGCATGCATATAGCGATATCCCGCTCGGACACCGGATTGACGTGCGAATTCGAACCCAATGTGAAGACCACCTTAGTAACACTAGACTAGACCGTAATAGAAATAAAGCCATATGTGTTCTATAATTACTTAATCTGTgtctaattaaataaatattactgtaTTCAGTTTTCCTGCTCGCTCATAATTTAGATTCTAGAGGCCAATTCCAACTTATATTTTGACTCAAAATGATATCATTCAACTTGCTTgcaccaatacatgtacggacaagtaggaGCATAATGGACACGCAAATGATGGTTAATTGACATCTTTTAGATATAAATTTGATGTCATGATGtatgtttgaattggcctccttgTCAAAGTAAAAATAATTAGTTTTGACCACAGTGCGACTGTAATATTATATAGCATTATTATCAGTAAAGAGATAAGCTTCAGTGGTAAACCTGGCATAGATAAGCTAACAACAGATTAACTTGTAATAATCATTTTTGTCATTACTTGTCTGAGTAGCTATCCGTCCAACTATTCTTTTGAAAATactggtatttaaaaaaaatattttacaaaaacaatcaatactaattaattttgaatatttatagtTTTGGTTCTGAGTTTAAAGATCAACACaagataaaaaataagttttgaaTAAAATAGACAAGGCATCATTTTAAcaaataggtatgtaggtacaaaactgtcataaatgaaaaatatgttATAGAATAAATGAACAGTGAATGCAAAATTCAGATGAAAATTtggtaaatgataaaatattgatGCAAAATGGCTGTAAATACCTATCTTttgatttatactatactatagatATGTTACACCACATGTTGTTTAGATATggtaagtatacttggtcaaccagatcttgacagtaaaaaaggcgcgaaattcaaattttctatgggacgatatcccttcgcgcctaaatttttcaaatttgccgcctttttctagtgtcaagatctggttgaccaagtatatatattacaaaacttatttttttttaataatgtactCACCAGTCCGGGAACCTTCTCGTGAAATACCGAGGTCGGCATCCACCGTCATCTCCTCCACGGTTCCCACACCATCCTGCGCCACGGTCCATCCTGAAAACACATACACATCTCAGATACAGACCAAATCTCACTAGAATCCTCTATGAAGTGGGTACACATGAATTAAAAACATACGAGTATCACACGCAAGTGTACGTTATCAAAACAAAGAGGCTCAGCAGTGGTCAGTAGCAGCAGCGCCCACAGAAAGTTCTAGGTTCACGACTTCACGCCGCCAGGGTTAGAACGTCGACCCCTTCAATTAAGATCAGACGGTAACGGTACTTAACGAACATAACTAGAACGAAAAGGTCACTACACCTTTATATACTCATGTAAAATTCAGACTTCACCAGAAACTATGTGAAGCTACATCTTTAGAGAAAAAAATTGTGCTACGTAGACAAAACGGGGAGGATATTTACCTGAGAGGAGCAGGAGACCCAATCCCAACAACAGAAGGTACTTCATTGTTAGATCTCCCTCGCGGGTGATAAAGACTTATTCAAAAACTacgtattaatattaaattatattgcgCCGGTTAACACGAAATAGTAGCGTCGCCTTCCTTGTGTCTTCGCAATCCGTTTGAAACTGACAGATAGaagaaaatcaagaaaaaagaAAGGAAGTGATAAACGACACCGCTCCGCTAGGATTAGCGCAGCAATGTGACGATTCGATTTCCTATTggtttagtacctacttatctctCTATCGGCCAATCACATGATACCACGCCATTCTATCCACCAATCGTAATTATCTTGTTTTGATTTGTGTCGGTATGCTATTGGTCGGTTTAATTCTTATGATTATACTACTAAAAGCATACTAAAAGCTTCGTCTCGGAAAATAAGATGAAAATATTtgtgaaaatattaaacaaattcttatTTAATCTGAGAAGTAGAACAcattgcttttttttatttattatggcaTCCGGTCAGGTCAGCCTCGGCCGGACAATTTATAACTATCTTTGAAAACTTTGACTTCTGTCAGCTGATTGATTGTCAACTGTCATTGCAACATTTGCAACAAATGAACAAATGTCATGTTGCGAAAGCGAAAGTGCAATGAAATCAAATAGTATACATATTTTGTGATTTGATTGTCATTTACGTCCAAAATCAGATCAATACTTCTTCTCCCGACTAgctgtttaaaaacaaaaatcgaTCAAAATGGTACCGGAGTCGGGTCCCCTTGTGACAACGTCGAAGCGGCGCGTGGTGTACCGGCGGAGCACCTGGTCCGTGCACGAGTTCGAGGTGTGGAGCGGCGAGCTGGTGTGTCGCGTGGCTGCGCTGCGCATGAAGGGCTCGATGCTGCTGTGGCTCGGTGGCACTAGCCCGGAGCTGGGAGAGCTGGCGTTAGGTCTGCCGGTTTCTGAACGGGGCGCGCTCGCAACGTCGCTGAGCGACGAGAAAGCAGGCGACGGCGCGGCCGGCCTAGCACGACGCCTAGCGCTCGCCTTACAGCGTCCAATTTGGGTGGCTGCATCACTCCCTTTCGACCGTTTTTCAGCGCCGCTTATTGCACGCGGACTGGTTAAGGAGATCAAGAGTCGCCCAGATTTCTTCAAGGAGCCTTGAAGACGTGGTAAATAAGTTGAGTGTTACTGCACTGTTTTGGGGATAGAAGTGGGACTGTGGGATGAAATGGTGTCTATGTATTTTAGGagaacatttaattttattggtaTGTGGTCTGTGGTAAAAGATATTGTGAATATATTACGAACTAATTGTGAATTTACATTTATCCATGACTgctgtaaataaatattcattaatTGACGCTTAGCTAGCAGAATCTCTGACTCCAAACCAAATAAGTGATCTCCAAACTACTACtatatatcgtcgctatacttactcaacctcatatctgcaacaatcatttgatggaaatgttgcttttctttcattcggaatatgggtgtttttgtcatcaaatgaatGTTACAGATACgcggttgagtaagtatagcggcgatatattattatagttttcatACAATCTAGCTTGTGAGAAGAAGGCGGAGTCCAGTGGTCCAGCGTAGGTTGAAAGAGTTTGGAGACTTTCTTGTTAAGAAG encodes:
- the LOC134650596 gene encoding uncharacterized protein LOC134650596, whose amino-acid sequence is MSSPETSSRVSPKRRPPPPPMPSGSPVRHPRSFKLRFAAQHVPGHSNQSAVRPLKLPALVTDKFWRRAGREETMEAESEERALNKVRDMFELGPRDKHARPVQSSHE
- the LOC134650597 gene encoding uncharacterized protein LOC134650597 gives rise to the protein MVPESGPLVTTSKRRVVYRRSTWSVHEFEVWSGELVCRVAALRMKGSMLLWLGGTSPELGELALGLPVSERGALATSLSDEKAGDGAAGLARRLALALQRPIWVAASLPFDRFSAPLIARGLVKEIKSRPDFFKEP